From Geovibrio ferrireducens, one genomic window encodes:
- a CDS encoding 2-oxoacid:ferredoxin oxidoreductase subunit beta, producing the protein MAYDYSKYLRSGKIPHIWCPGCGYGIIMKSLIRAIDATGLNKDEIVLTSGIGCASRLPGYMDFNTLHTTHGRSLAFATGVKVANPKLKVIALGGDGDMTAIGGNHFIHACRRNIDITCFVFNNYIYGMTGGQYSPTTPKNSRATTAPYGNADNQFDIAQLAIGAGATFVARTTTYHAVPMEKLIKQALDHKGFSVVEIMAGCPTGYGRKNKQGSPANMILWQKENAIPANKAKEMSAEEMEGKFAIGVLHEVQKPEYVEAYDAQVGLK; encoded by the coding sequence ATGGCTTACGATTACAGCAAATACCTCAGATCAGGTAAAATCCCCCATATATGGTGCCCCGGCTGCGGCTACGGCATAATTATGAAGTCCCTCATCAGGGCGATAGATGCCACAGGTCTCAACAAGGACGAAATAGTCCTTACCTCAGGCATAGGCTGCGCAAGCCGTCTCCCCGGCTACATGGACTTCAACACCCTGCACACAACACACGGACGCTCACTGGCTTTCGCCACAGGCGTGAAAGTGGCAAACCCCAAGCTGAAAGTTATCGCTCTCGGCGGTGACGGCGACATGACAGCCATAGGCGGAAACCACTTTATCCATGCGTGCAGAAGAAACATTGACATAACATGCTTTGTTTTCAACAACTATATATACGGAATGACAGGCGGTCAGTACTCACCTACCACGCCTAAAAACTCCAGAGCTACAACCGCACCTTACGGCAACGCGGACAACCAGTTTGATATAGCACAGCTCGCAATAGGCGCAGGCGCAACCTTCGTTGCAAGAACGACTACTTACCACGCTGTTCCTATGGAAAAGCTTATCAAACAGGCTCTTGACCACAAAGGCTTCAGCGTTGTGGAAATCATGGCCGGCTGCCCCACAGGCTACGGACGTAAAAACAAACAGGGCTCACCCGCAAACATGATCCTCTGGCAGAAAGAGAACGCGATTCCCGCTAACAAAGCCAAGGAAATGAGCGCGGAAGAGATGGAAGGCAAATTCGCCATCGGTGTTCTGCATGAAGTTCAGAAACCTGAGTACGTCGAAGCTTACGACGCTCAGGTCGGTTTGAAGTAA
- a CDS encoding PAS domain S-box protein yields MANLNELVNTDKLKKQLEQFSDFSGFPASVHGADGEILVKADGNTFAEMLPAVFAKAGADNIIKGILRTKNGGIFAINSTEIDNFPKIFSAVYSESDIEPGRLKSAAAYVSTLTQGCLADNLVSAAHSDLYCDNVRMLRTFYATVEQSPISIAVTDRNGTIEYVNPFFKELTGFSREEIIGLGFNALKSGEHDREFYKDLWQTIRSGRVWTGKFINKKKDGSKYIEDAKIAPIIENGEIVRYIGIKTDITEQERLHELLEESNQALEATVRKRTEKLRTAYIRLKENRDLLKKTQKVARMGGWMRDMRTRRGYWTDEAFAIFGIERRPEAPTVKEILTATHPEDRDKVREWLEALFGYTPEREFSFRIIQPGGEERIITSIYSYDFDSNGKPYRINGIHHDQTEKIRTAERIEKHEKLLSSILLSANVGICVLDGDCRVEMVNPEFEKIFGRRTTGAGSLFTDAYPEILNSSDAEALCDALRSKTPTTRMEYRFTLPSGREKILTISVAVPKTDHDPVTLITASDITELSELHNKQIEQEAMLIQQSKMAALGEMIGVITHQWQQPLNAVGMFSQLIESEFKSSDLNAENLREYTAAIMSQLDFMSQTEKDFRNFFKPGRTDDRFEPVSALEEIIDLVSVHYANSRIEIRHQLTCAADTPVHGSRNEFKQVILNLLANAKDAITAHSGGASGGLIHVSCAETAQEVIIRIKDNGGGIPENVKDSIFKSYFTTKGNSGTGIGLYISKLITETHMHGSIYADNEDSGAVFTLRLKKASREV; encoded by the coding sequence ATGGCTAATTTAAATGAACTTGTGAATACGGACAAACTGAAAAAGCAGCTGGAGCAGTTTTCGGATTTTTCAGGCTTCCCTGCCAGCGTACACGGTGCTGACGGGGAAATCCTCGTAAAAGCTGACGGTAATACATTTGCCGAAATGCTCCCGGCAGTTTTTGCGAAGGCCGGGGCGGATAACATAATAAAAGGTATTCTGCGGACAAAAAACGGCGGGATATTCGCCATAAATTCCACAGAAATTGATAATTTTCCGAAAATCTTCTCTGCTGTTTACTCCGAAAGCGATATTGAACCGGGCAGACTTAAATCCGCTGCCGCTTATGTCTCCACCCTCACTCAGGGATGCCTTGCGGACAATCTGGTCAGTGCTGCTCACTCCGACCTGTACTGCGACAATGTCCGCATGCTCCGTACATTTTACGCCACTGTCGAACAGAGCCCTATATCAATTGCAGTTACAGACAGAAACGGAACCATAGAATATGTTAACCCGTTTTTCAAAGAGCTTACCGGATTTTCACGGGAGGAGATAATAGGCCTCGGATTTAATGCACTCAAATCCGGCGAGCATGACAGAGAGTTTTATAAGGATCTCTGGCAGACGATCAGAAGCGGCAGGGTGTGGACAGGCAAGTTCATCAATAAAAAGAAAGACGGCTCCAAATACATAGAAGATGCCAAAATTGCCCCAATAATTGAAAACGGTGAAATAGTACGCTACATCGGCATTAAAACAGACATAACCGAACAGGAACGTCTGCATGAGCTTCTGGAGGAATCCAATCAGGCGCTTGAGGCCACAGTGCGCAAACGTACGGAGAAGCTCCGTACAGCCTACATCCGCCTCAAAGAGAACAGAGACCTGCTTAAAAAAACGCAGAAAGTCGCCAGAATGGGCGGCTGGATGCGTGATATGCGAACCAGACGCGGCTACTGGACTGATGAGGCGTTTGCCATCTTCGGAATAGAGCGCAGACCGGAAGCACCGACTGTAAAGGAAATTCTCACCGCCACCCATCCGGAAGACCGCGATAAGGTGAGAGAATGGCTTGAAGCCCTGTTCGGATATACCCCGGAAAGGGAATTCAGTTTCAGAATAATACAGCCCGGCGGTGAGGAGCGGATCATCACCTCCATATATTCATACGATTTTGACTCAAACGGAAAACCATACAGAATAAACGGCATACACCACGACCAGACAGAAAAGATCCGCACGGCAGAACGCATAGAAAAGCATGAAAAACTTCTCAGCTCCATACTGCTTTCGGCTAATGTCGGTATATGCGTTCTGGACGGCGACTGCCGGGTTGAGATGGTGAACCCTGAGTTCGAGAAAATATTCGGACGCAGGACAACAGGCGCAGGCAGTCTTTTTACGGATGCCTATCCTGAGATTTTAAACAGCAGCGATGCTGAAGCCCTCTGTGATGCCTTAAGATCAAAAACGCCTACGACAAGAATGGAATACAGATTTACACTCCCTTCCGGCAGGGAAAAAATACTCACCATCAGCGTTGCCGTGCCCAAGACAGACCATGATCCGGTAACACTTATCACCGCGTCTGATATTACTGAGCTCAGTGAACTCCACAACAAACAGATTGAGCAGGAGGCGATGCTCATTCAGCAGTCAAAAATGGCTGCTCTCGGTGAAATGATAGGGGTAATAACCCACCAGTGGCAGCAGCCGCTGAACGCTGTGGGGATGTTCAGCCAGCTTATCGAATCGGAATTTAAAAGCAGTGATCTGAACGCTGAAAACCTGCGTGAGTACACAGCGGCCATAATGAGCCAGCTTGATTTCATGTCTCAGACAGAGAAGGATTTCCGGAACTTTTTCAAACCCGGCCGCACTGATGACAGATTTGAGCCTGTCTCCGCTCTGGAGGAGATAATAGACCTCGTCTCTGTGCATTACGCCAACAGCAGAATCGAAATACGTCACCAACTCACCTGCGCCGCTGACACCCCCGTCCACGGCTCCAGAAATGAGTTTAAGCAGGTTATACTCAATCTTCTTGCCAATGCAAAGGATGCCATTACTGCCCATTCAGGAGGGGCTTCCGGAGGCTTGATTCATGTAAGCTGCGCGGAAACCGCTCAGGAAGTGATCATCAGAATAAAAGACAACGGCGGCGGCATACCGGAAAATGTTAAGGACAGTATTTTCAAATCATACTTCACCACAAAAGGGAACAGCGGAACAGGCATAGGGCTTTATATATCGAAATTAATCACAGAAACCCACATGCACGGCAGCATATACGCTGATAATGAAGACAGCGGCGCAGTTTTCACCCTGCGCCTGAAAAAAGCCTCGCGGGAAGTTTAG
- a CDS encoding 4Fe-4S binding protein, translating to MGKAESINIIVEYCKGCEICVELCPTKVLDMKDFKAHVADLDKCIACMQCELRCPDFAIEVYKKG from the coding sequence ATGGGTAAGGCAGAAAGCATTAACATTATTGTAGAGTACTGCAAAGGTTGCGAAATCTGCGTGGAACTCTGTCCTACCAAAGTCCTTGATATGAAGGACTTTAAAGCGCATGTCGCCGACCTTGACAAGTGCATAGCTTGCATGCAGTGCGAGCTTAGGTGTCCCGACTTTGCAATCGAAGTTTATAAAAAAGGCTAA
- a CDS encoding PAS domain-containing sensor histidine kinase: MIGENCSSGSNAALLISILDSIGKGILVFNGRVIYSNSIAETSLGYPAGSLEGKDPSEIFPVDSKLLSSCLFEEIYDCEMAGEFNFQTASGALIALKGEIKSIDFEGKNACMVIFDPNTSLDRQVKKLAETEQLFRILTENSFAGIYIYKDKYIYANPEYLSKTGYTMEELKQMTPWEIVHEDDRRFVKENVLRRLAGEVFDQKYHERKIITKSGEIRTVRVATNTVMIDGEFAGIGSTIDISDLKELQNSLEEKVREETIKRYEQEQLLVQQSKLAEMGAMLRSIAHQWKQPLSAVSMLLQDLVRTYDAGGLDKEYIDWVHNTSTEQISYMTETVKDFMDFLRPSKERSLFTIEDALWPTLKIFSHQAISHDLRIEMKCDWKKGKNGSDVKHVKNIGSPNVLIDCENCGRSDVHIEGYRNEFMQVLLNIFNNAKDAIESSKKQGRLTESGRICVHIGDSNGRISIDIEDNGGGIPEHLLNKIFDPYFTTKSSEHGSGIGLYMVRAIVENSMGGKVCVRNGESGAVFSIILDRHAKSISAAGSC, translated from the coding sequence ATGATTGGTGAAAATTGTTCTTCAGGCAGCAATGCTGCTCTGCTTATTTCTATACTTGATTCAATAGGTAAGGGTATCCTTGTTTTTAACGGCAGGGTTATTTACTCCAACTCCATTGCCGAAACTTCTCTGGGTTATCCTGCCGGAAGCCTTGAGGGCAAAGACCCCAGCGAAATTTTCCCTGTAGATTCAAAACTTTTGAGTTCATGCCTTTTCGAGGAGATCTATGACTGTGAGATGGCAGGCGAGTTCAATTTTCAGACCGCTTCCGGCGCTCTTATTGCTCTTAAAGGTGAGATCAAAAGCATAGATTTCGAAGGAAAGAATGCCTGTATGGTGATATTCGACCCTAATACTTCTCTGGACAGGCAGGTTAAAAAACTTGCGGAAACTGAGCAGCTTTTCCGCATTCTGACCGAAAATTCATTCGCCGGAATCTACATTTATAAAGATAAGTATATCTACGCCAACCCTGAATACCTCTCCAAGACAGGCTACACGATGGAAGAACTCAAGCAGATGACTCCGTGGGAGATTGTGCATGAGGACGACAGGCGGTTTGTTAAGGAAAATGTTCTCCGCAGACTGGCCGGAGAGGTTTTTGATCAGAAGTATCACGAACGCAAAATAATTACAAAATCAGGTGAAATCCGCACTGTCCGCGTAGCTACCAACACCGTTATGATTGACGGCGAGTTCGCGGGGATAGGCAGCACAATAGATATATCAGACCTTAAAGAACTCCAGAACAGCCTTGAGGAAAAGGTAAGGGAAGAGACCATCAAACGTTACGAGCAGGAACAGCTTCTTGTTCAGCAGTCAAAACTGGCGGAGATGGGCGCTATGCTCCGTTCCATCGCACACCAGTGGAAACAGCCTCTCAGTGCTGTCAGCATGCTTTTGCAGGATCTGGTGCGTACATACGATGCCGGAGGGCTGGATAAGGAATATATCGACTGGGTGCATAATACTTCCACTGAGCAAATCTCCTATATGACGGAAACTGTTAAGGATTTTATGGATTTCCTCCGCCCGTCGAAGGAGAGGAGCCTGTTTACCATTGAGGATGCCCTCTGGCCGACATTGAAAATTTTCTCGCATCAGGCTATTTCCCATGACCTCCGTATAGAGATGAAGTGCGACTGGAAAAAAGGGAAAAACGGCTCAGATGTGAAGCACGTGAAGAATATCGGCAGCCCCAACGTGCTTATAGATTGTGAGAACTGCGGACGCAGCGATGTGCACATAGAGGGTTACAGAAATGAGTTTATGCAGGTTCTGCTGAATATATTCAACAATGCAAAGGATGCCATAGAATCATCAAAAAAACAGGGCAGGCTCACTGAAAGCGGCAGAATATGCGTACACATAGGCGACAGTAACGGGCGTATCTCCATAGATATAGAAGACAACGGCGGCGGAATCCCTGAGCATCTTCTCAATAAAATATTTGATCCTTACTTCACCACCAAAAGCTCCGAACACGGCTCAGGAATCGGGCTGTACATGGTGCGGGCAATTGTGGAGAACAGCATGGGGGGAAAAGTCTGTGTGCGTAACGGAGAGTCAGGCGCTGTTTTCAGCATCATACTGGACAGACACGCGAAGTCTATCTCTGCGGCAGGTTCCTGTTAA
- a CDS encoding 2-oxoacid:acceptor oxidoreductase family protein, with amino-acid sequence MARSEIRLSGSGGQGMITAGIILAMAASVYEGKKAIQSQSYGPEARGGASKAEVIISDDAIYYPKVMYPDVVVALTQEAADKYCKDLKDTGLLIVDNLMVKKAPEGKFKVVGLDIIVTAAEKVGKAMVANVVTLGALNTFCNLVDPATLEKAVLSRVPKGTEELNRKALAAGAELAKAAM; translated from the coding sequence ATGGCTAGAAGTGAGATAAGACTTAGCGGTTCCGGCGGACAGGGTATGATTACTGCCGGTATTATCCTTGCCATGGCTGCTTCCGTTTACGAAGGCAAAAAAGCCATTCAGTCCCAGTCATACGGACCTGAAGCAAGAGGCGGAGCAAGCAAGGCAGAGGTTATCATCAGTGATGATGCGATATACTACCCCAAAGTAATGTACCCTGATGTTGTAGTGGCTCTGACTCAGGAAGCTGCTGATAAATACTGCAAAGACCTGAAAGACACCGGTCTTCTCATAGTAGACAACCTTATGGTTAAAAAGGCTCCCGAAGGGAAGTTCAAAGTTGTCGGCCTCGATATAATCGTGACCGCTGCTGAGAAAGTCGGCAAAGCTATGGTTGCAAACGTTGTAACCCTCGGCGCGCTTAACACTTTCTGCAACCTTGTTGACCCTGCTACCCTTGAGAAAGCGGTTCTCAGCCGTGTTCCCAAAGGAACAGAAGAGCTTAACAGAAAAGCACTCGCTGCGGGCGCAGAACTCGCCAAAGCGGCAATGTAA
- the sucC gene encoding ADP-forming succinate--CoA ligase subunit beta, whose amino-acid sequence MYLHEFQAKGLLREYGLPVPDGGVASTASDALRVAKELKGEKWVIKAQVHAGGRGKAGGVKIVQSFSDVYDEATHMLGMKLVTHQTGEEGKIVRRILVEKATNIKQEIYLSFMVDRDNEQHILIASAEGGTEIETLAESRPDAIIKEKLSAIKAMGFYQGRKIAKKLGLKGNLLNKFSAVVVKLHQVFMDYDCMLLEINPLVVNSDNEIVCLDAKITVDDNALFRHSKIEEMKDYGEMEPQEVRASIYDLSYVSMEGNIGCMVNGAGLAMATMDIIKSFGGQPANFLDVGGGADENKVREAFRIILTDPNVKVIFVNIFGGIVRCDLIAKGVLKAANEVPGDKHVVLRLDGTNVAEGKKIINEEAKASGLNIYAADTMADAAQLAVKLANEPAPDAPARKKGGNK is encoded by the coding sequence ATGTATTTACACGAATTTCAGGCTAAGGGTCTTCTCCGCGAGTACGGTCTTCCCGTACCGGACGGAGGAGTAGCATCCACAGCCAGCGACGCGCTTCGCGTTGCAAAAGAGTTGAAAGGAGAAAAATGGGTCATTAAGGCTCAGGTACACGCAGGCGGAAGGGGAAAAGCCGGCGGTGTTAAGATTGTTCAGTCATTCTCGGATGTCTATGATGAGGCAACCCACATGCTCGGTATGAAGCTGGTTACACACCAGACCGGGGAAGAGGGTAAAATCGTCCGCAGGATTCTCGTTGAGAAGGCGACTAACATCAAACAGGAAATCTACCTGAGCTTCATGGTCGACAGAGATAACGAGCAGCACATCTTAATAGCAAGCGCAGAAGGCGGAACAGAGATTGAAACTCTCGCTGAAAGCAGACCGGACGCTATTATAAAGGAGAAACTCTCCGCTATAAAAGCCATGGGCTTCTATCAGGGAAGGAAAATTGCCAAAAAACTTGGGCTTAAAGGCAATCTTCTCAATAAGTTTTCCGCGGTTGTGGTTAAGCTGCATCAGGTCTTCATGGATTATGACTGCATGCTGCTTGAGATAAACCCCCTTGTTGTAAACAGTGACAATGAAATCGTCTGCCTTGACGCAAAAATCACTGTGGACGACAACGCACTCTTCCGTCACTCCAAGATAGAAGAGATGAAGGACTACGGCGAAATGGAGCCTCAGGAAGTAAGGGCATCCATTTACGACCTGTCATACGTGAGCATGGAAGGCAATATCGGCTGCATGGTAAACGGAGCCGGTCTTGCTATGGCCACTATGGACATCATCAAGTCCTTCGGCGGACAACCCGCAAACTTCCTGGACGTTGGCGGCGGAGCGGACGAAAACAAGGTAAGGGAGGCTTTCAGAATCATCCTTACCGACCCGAATGTGAAGGTTATCTTCGTGAATATTTTCGGTGGTATTGTCCGCTGCGACTTAATAGCCAAAGGCGTTCTTAAGGCAGCAAACGAGGTTCCGGGCGATAAGCACGTGGTACTCAGACTTGACGGCACAAACGTTGCTGAAGGCAAAAAAATCATCAACGAAGAAGCCAAAGCATCAGGACTGAATATCTACGCCGCAGACACGATGGCAGACGCCGCCCAGCTTGCCGTCAAACTTGCGAACGAACCCGCACCCGATGCTCCTGCAAGGAAGAAAGGGGGTAACAAATGA
- the sucD gene encoding succinate--CoA ligase subunit alpha, with translation MSILINNRTKVIVQGLTGSQGRFHAAKMKEYGTNIVAGVVPGKGGESVDGTPVFDTIEEAVRATGANASIIYVPPAYAADSIMEAVDANLDVCVCITEGIPVRDMLAVKRMIKTTGSRTMLIGPNCPGVITPGECKMGIMPGEIHTPGTVGIISKSGTLTYEAVKQVSAYGLGQSTCVGIGGDPVIGLKYIDLLEMFEYDAQTELVVLIGEIGGQAEVKAGEWIKNNFTKPVVSFIAGQTAPKGKRMGHAGAIISGGDDTAASKMKRLAECGVHVVELPSDIGKKVAEVLGKI, from the coding sequence ATGAGCATACTTATAAATAACAGAACCAAGGTGATTGTACAGGGCCTTACAGGCAGTCAGGGAAGATTCCACGCAGCCAAAATGAAAGAATACGGAACCAACATCGTAGCCGGTGTCGTTCCGGGCAAAGGCGGAGAAAGTGTAGACGGCACTCCGGTGTTTGACACCATAGAAGAAGCGGTGAGAGCAACAGGAGCCAATGCGTCTATCATCTATGTTCCGCCCGCGTATGCTGCTGACTCCATTATGGAAGCGGTGGATGCGAACCTTGATGTTTGTGTGTGCATTACCGAAGGCATACCCGTGAGGGACATGCTTGCGGTTAAGAGAATGATAAAAACCACAGGTTCAAGGACAATGCTCATAGGCCCCAACTGCCCCGGTGTAATCACACCCGGCGAATGCAAGATGGGGATTATGCCCGGTGAAATACATACTCCCGGAACAGTGGGAATTATTTCAAAATCAGGCACACTGACTTACGAAGCCGTTAAGCAGGTAAGCGCATACGGTCTCGGTCAGTCAACTTGTGTGGGAATAGGCGGAGATCCTGTTATAGGTCTTAAATATATCGACCTGCTGGAAATGTTTGAGTACGACGCGCAGACGGAGCTTGTGGTTCTGATCGGCGAAATCGGCGGCCAGGCAGAAGTTAAGGCAGGGGAATGGATTAAAAACAACTTTACGAAGCCCGTAGTCAGCTTCATAGCCGGACAGACCGCGCCCAAAGGTAAAAGAATGGGACACGCGGGAGCAATAATCTCCGGCGGAGACGACACGGCGGCCTCCAAAATGAAAAGGCTTGCCGAGTGCGGTGTTCATGTTGTGGAGTTACCTTCGGACATCGGTAAAAAAGTTGCTGAGGTTCTTGGAAAAATTTAG
- a CDS encoding Fic family protein, with the protein MIRQIITERFERITFSGKYDEKAAAPLLKEADARFAVLSGLPVTPYAYPFLDDLCGRCIYSSLTVQKNNIKSEDALHLLRILQDSYHRPAAEKALANLRIVYGLIDSIVPSPEPFILTPDFIKRLHMHITFDVRTEGNIPGSFRTKAADIKYFAPPERDIARLVKEFCDWFNTEQKSVHPLIRACLAHYHLSLIHPFGDGNGRTARSVEAAILKKAGYRYLYRSIGIYYKENRTEYYRSFRKSEKTGGFDLTPFICFFLEGVCRSFVTVTDILLAGLRISAVKDFFEWLKSENKITERQYRLLHALLEADRTVSEEELFRNRIFSGLYETDSAEEREGDLRNLADTGIIFRLEGGFELNRNLPQR; encoded by the coding sequence ATGATAAGGCAGATAATAACCGAACGGTTTGAGCGTATAACTTTCAGCGGGAAATATGATGAGAAGGCCGCAGCTCCCCTGCTGAAAGAGGCTGACGCACGCTTTGCCGTTCTCAGCGGACTGCCTGTCACGCCATATGCATACCCTTTTCTGGACGACCTTTGCGGCAGATGCATTTACTCATCCCTCACTGTGCAGAAGAACAACATCAAAAGCGAGGATGCACTCCACCTTCTGCGCATCCTTCAGGACAGCTACCACCGCCCCGCAGCGGAAAAAGCACTTGCCAACCTGCGGATAGTCTACGGGCTGATTGACTCAATTGTCCCCTCCCCTGAGCCTTTTATACTCACCCCGGACTTCATAAAGCGTCTGCACATGCACATCACATTTGATGTGCGCACCGAAGGGAATATTCCGGGCAGTTTCAGGACCAAGGCGGCGGACATTAAGTACTTTGCGCCGCCGGAAAGGGATATTGCCCGATTGGTAAAGGAGTTCTGCGACTGGTTCAATACAGAGCAGAAATCAGTTCACCCGCTCATACGCGCATGTCTGGCTCATTACCACCTCAGCCTTATTCACCCGTTCGGTGACGGAAACGGCCGCACTGCGCGCAGCGTTGAGGCTGCGATTCTTAAAAAAGCCGGCTACAGATACCTTTACCGCTCCATAGGCATTTACTACAAAGAGAACAGAACCGAATATTACCGCAGCTTCCGCAAAAGCGAAAAGACAGGCGGCTTTGACCTTACGCCGTTTATATGCTTTTTTCTGGAAGGGGTTTGCAGATCATTTGTGACAGTGACCGATATTCTGCTTGCCGGATTAAGAATAAGCGCCGTGAAGGACTTCTTTGAATGGCTTAAATCTGAAAATAAAATTACAGAGCGCCAGTACCGACTGCTTCACGCACTTCTGGAAGCGGACAGAACTGTCTCAGAGGAGGAGCTTTTCAGAAACAGGATTTTCTCCGGGCTCTACGAAACCGACTCAGCGGAGGAGAGAGAGGGAGATTTAAGGAATCTCGCTGATACAGGAATAATTTTCAGGCTCGAAGGCGGCTTTGAGCTTAACAGGAACCTGCCGCAGAGATAG
- a CDS encoding 2-oxoacid:acceptor oxidoreductase subunit alpha — protein sequence MAREIRFLQGNEAVCEGALYAGCRFYAGYPITPSTEIAEGLSASLPKVGGRFIQMEDELAAMAATIGGSIAGKKSLTATSGPGMSLKMENLGYAYLTEVPCVIVNVMRGGPSTGLPTGPGQSDVMQAKWGTHGDHPAIVLTPSTVQEQLNETVRAFNLSEKYRMPVIVLTDEIIGHMREAIEIPEPGELEVIDRKRPTCDPKDYKPYRPDADLVPPMADFGSGYRYHITGLNHAEDGFPSNNGKMAQADEIRQENKVMHHYDDIVKVEEFECSDAEIIIFAYGSSARSAKEAVIKARAEGIKAGLFRPLTLWPFPEKHLEKYVGKAKKFIVPELNLGMMKFEVDRVVKGQANVVGINKIDSDPITPVEIIDEIRRAK from the coding sequence GTGGCTAGAGAAATTAGATTCCTTCAAGGAAACGAAGCAGTATGTGAAGGTGCCCTTTATGCGGGCTGCAGATTTTATGCAGGCTACCCTATTACGCCTTCAACCGAAATTGCAGAAGGTCTTTCGGCTTCACTGCCCAAGGTAGGCGGACGCTTCATCCAGATGGAAGACGAACTTGCTGCTATGGCAGCGACAATAGGCGGCTCAATCGCAGGTAAAAAATCACTGACGGCAACATCAGGCCCCGGTATGTCCCTTAAAATGGAAAACCTCGGCTATGCGTATCTTACAGAGGTGCCCTGTGTTATCGTTAACGTTATGAGAGGCGGCCCTTCAACAGGTCTTCCCACAGGACCCGGTCAGTCCGACGTTATGCAGGCTAAATGGGGAACTCACGGAGACCACCCCGCAATAGTCCTCACTCCTTCAACAGTACAGGAGCAGCTTAACGAAACAGTGCGCGCATTCAACCTCTCAGAAAAGTACAGAATGCCCGTAATCGTTCTCACTGATGAAATTATCGGTCACATGAGGGAAGCCATCGAAATTCCCGAACCCGGCGAGCTTGAGGTCATTGACCGCAAGAGACCCACATGCGATCCGAAAGACTATAAACCCTACAGACCCGACGCAGACCTCGTACCCCCGATGGCTGATTTCGGCTCAGGCTACAGATACCACATCACCGGTCTTAACCACGCTGAAGACGGTTTCCCCTCCAACAACGGTAAAATGGCTCAGGCCGATGAAATCCGTCAGGAAAACAAAGTAATGCACCACTATGACGACATAGTGAAGGTAGAAGAGTTTGAGTGCTCAGATGCGGAAATCATCATTTTCGCATACGGCAGCTCAGCCCGTTCCGCTAAAGAAGCCGTTATCAAGGCAAGAGCCGAAGGCATAAAAGCCGGTCTTTTCAGACCCCTTACCCTGTGGCCTTTCCCTGAGAAACATCTTGAGAAATATGTCGGCAAAGCCAAAAAGTTCATCGTTCCTGAGCTCAACCTCGGTATGATGAAGTTTGAGGTCGACAGAGTCGTGAAAGGACAGGCGAATGTTGTGGGAATCAATAAAATTGACTCCGACCCGATTACGCCCGTTGAGATCATCGATGAAATCAGGAGGGCTAAGTAA